In Helianthus annuus cultivar XRQ/B chromosome 3, HanXRQr2.0-SUNRISE, whole genome shotgun sequence, a single window of DNA contains:
- the LOC110929660 gene encoding NAD(P)H dehydrogenase (quinone) FQR1, translated as MAVKVYIVYYSMYGHVEKLAEEILKGAASVEGVEAKLWQVPETLNDEVLGKMSAPPKSDTSIITPNELADADGFVFGFPTRFGMMAAQFKAFFDATGGLWRTQQLAGKPAGIFYSTGSQGGGQETTALTAITQLVHHGMIFVPIGYTFGAGMFEMEKVKGGSPYGAGTYAGDGSRQPSELELEQAFHQGKYIATITKKLKGSV; from the exons GTACTATTCTATGTATGGACATGTAGAGAAGCTAGCTGAAGAGATATTGAAAGGTGCTGCATCTGTTGAAGGAGTTGAAGCCAAGTTATGGCAG GTACCTGAGACCCTCAATGATGAAGTTCTTGGAAAAATGAGTGCACCTCCTAAAAGTGACACCTCGATAATCACACCAAACGAACTTGCTGACGCTGACGGATTTGTTTTTGGATTCCCGACACGATTCGGTATGATGGCTGCTCAGTTTAAAGCGTTTTTTGATGCCACTGGTGGTCTTTGGAGGACACAACAGCTTGCTGGCAAACCTGCTGGTATATTTTACAGCACCGGTTCTCAAGGTGGCGGCCAAGAAACCACCGC ATTAACTGCGATTACTCAGCTTGTTCATCATGGGATGATATTCGTTCCAATCGGATATACTTTTGGAGCCGGGATGTTTGAAATGGAGAAAGTCAAAGGTGGAAGTCCATATGGTGCAGGAACTTATGCTGGAGATGGGTCAAGACAACCATCTGAGCTTGAGTTGGAGCAAGCTTTCCATCAGGGTAAGTACATTGCTACCATCACTAAGAAACTCAAGGGAAGTGTGTGA